A region from the Cannabis sativa cultivar Pink pepper isolate KNU-18-1 chromosome 9, ASM2916894v1, whole genome shotgun sequence genome encodes:
- the LOC115723450 gene encoding transcription factor MYB14, with product MGRAPCCEKMGLKKGPWTPEEDQILINYVKIFGHANWRALPKQAGLLRCGKSCRLRWINYLRPDIKRGNFTAEEEQTIINLHQMLGNRWSAIAARLPGRTDNEIKNVWHTHLKKRLLNNNNSNNLSSSSSKRQRIDHTDQHQSTTTSCSSSSSDSDFSSVTAELLHQNDNKEIVVIKDEEEEEEDNSNNQVSSSSAGSCTNIIIDDESMIWPLDQVVSSFDGHDHHDDESLLFVNNNTNNNNNDEYDMEFWYDIFIKAGGSTELPEF from the exons ATGGGAAGAGCTCCTTGTTGTGAGAAGATGGGGTTGAAGAAAGGGCCATGGACACCTGAAGAAGATCAAATTCTCATCAATTATGTCAAAATATTTGGCCATGCAAATTGGCGTGCTCTCCCTAAACAAGCCG GGCTTTTAAGATGTGGGAAGAGTTGTAGACTGAGGTGGATTAATTACTTACGCCCAGATATCAAAAGAGGAAATTTCACAGCAGAAGAAGAACAAACCATTATCAACTTACACCAAATGCTTGGCAAtag atGGTCAGCAATCGCAGCTAGATTACCGGGAAGAACtgataatgaaattaaaaatgtaTGGCATACACACTTGAAGAAAAGGctcttaaataataataatagtaataacttatcatcatcatcttcaaaaCGACAGCGTATTGATCATACTGACCAACATCAAAGTACTACTACTAgttgtagtagtagtagtagtgatAGTGATTTTTCAAGTGTCACGGCTGAATTATTACACCAAAACGACAATAAAGAGATTGTCGTAATTAaggatgaggaagaagaagaagaagataataGTAATAATCAAGTCTCATCATCATCTGCTGGAAGTTgtactaatattattattgatgatGAGAGCATGATCTGGCCGTTGGATCAAGTGGTGTCTAGTTTTGACGGTCACGATCATCACGATGATGAGTCATTATTGTTCGtgaataataatactaataataataataatgatgaatATGATATGGAGTTTTGGTATGACATTTTCATTAAAGCTGGTGGCTCAACAGAATTGCCAGAATTTTGA